In Dermacentor silvarum isolate Dsil-2018 chromosome 2, BIME_Dsil_1.4, whole genome shotgun sequence, the following proteins share a genomic window:
- the LOC119442946 gene encoding calmodulin-beta — protein MHQEAGVVPFASTGEALLRPHFGLGAVGCTQLHRAMGEQEDLSTADSGYSDDAELREVFVLLDRDCDLELSFDELKTAVRALGLAVSEAEMEEVREELEACAGRTTVDYMGFLSVLAKLEFGHLRLPERSSAQERETRRALEILDPSATGLVSVRDVRWLLTAIGEKLTVEEVNQVLGELGCGGEDDDRVPYKELVDMLFRDS, from the exons ATGCACCAGGAGGCGGGCGTTGTCCCGTTTGCGTCGACAGGCGAGGCGTTACTTCGGCCACACTTCGGCTTGGGTGCTGTAGGCTGTACTCAACTGCACCGCGCGATGGGAGAACAAGAGGATTTGTCGACCGCCGACTCAGGCTACAGCGACGACGCCGAGCTGCGCGAGGTGTTTGTCTTGCTTGACCGCGACTGCGACCTGGAGCTGAGCTTCGACGAGCTGAAGACGGCGGTGCGGGCGCTGGGCCTTGCCGTGAGCGAGGCCGAGATGGAGGAAGTGCGCGAGGAGCTCGAGGCGTGCGCGGGCCGCACGACCGTCGACTACATGGGCTTCCTGTCGGTGCTGGCCAAGCTCGAGTTCGGACACCTACGGCTACCGGAACGCAGTAGCGCACAGGAGCGAGAGACGCGTAGGGCGCTTGAGATACTCGACCCCAGTG CCACCGGCCTGGTGAGTGTCCGCGACGTGCGCTGGCTGCTGACGGCCATCGGAGAGAAACTGACCGTCGAGGAAGTCAACCAGGTCCTGGGCGAGCTGGGATGCGGCGGCGAAGACGACGACCGCGTGCCCTACAAGGAACTAGTCGACATGCTCTTCAGGGACAGCTGA